GGTGGCCGCGCTGCAGCCGCCTCGCGCCGCGCCCGCGCCTCGCAGCCCGAGAGAGCGCGCCGCCGCCGAGGACAACGCCGCCAGCCCGCTGCCGCTGACCGCCGACCGCTTCGCCGCGGTGCGCACCGCCGCCCAGGCCGTGCTCCCCAAGGCGTGGACGAACGCGGTGGTGGCCGTGGTGGCGCAGGACGCGCAGTTCCACGCCGTCGGGGCCGGCGAGCCGTCCTCGGACACCGCGAAGCTGGACGTCGCGGCGGTGGCGAAGGCCGGCACGACGGTGGTGGAGGCCTTTGGCGCTCCGCACGTGTTCGCCTCGGTGCCGCTGGTGTGGAACGGGGACTCGAGCACGCAGCCGCTGGCCACGCTGGTGGTGGGCGCTCCGCTGGTGGACGAGGGCACGCTCCAGGCCGCGGTGGAGGCGTCCGGTGTCGCGGCGCTCGTGCTGGTGAAGGGCGACGCGGTGGTGGGCGGCGCCGGCCCGGAGAAGGCGCTGGCGGAGGGCTCGCTGGCGCAGGTGCAGGCCAACACCCGCGGCGTGGTGCTGCGCAGCGGTCAGCTCCAGGCCCTCGGTCCGGTGAAGCTGCCCCTCCTCACGAATGGCGACTTCATGGGCGGCCAGGCGCCGCTGATGGTGGGCTCGCGCCGCGCGCTGGAGGGCACTCCGCTGGAGGTGCTCGCCGTGGCCGGCACCGACGCCGTGCTGGGCGCGCTGGCCGGCTACCAGCAGAACGCGCTGATGGGCCTGGCGGGCCTGCTGGCCCTCACCCTGGTGTGGACGGCGCTGATGGGCTCCGGTCGCGCCCGTGACGACGTCCAGGGCAACTCCGACACGCTGAGCCTGTCGGCCGCGATGGCCGCCGCCTCGCCGCAGCAGCCGCAGTTCCAGCAGCAGGCCGCGCCGCAGCAGGCCGCGCCCGCGGCGGATGTGTTCGCCATGGCGCCTCCGGCTCCGACGCCCGGGCCGTTGGCGGACCCCTTCTCCATGTCCGCGCCGTCGGCGGACCCGTTCGCGATGGCGGCTCCTCCGCCCGCGGCCATGGCGGACCCGTTCTCCATGTCCCCGCCGGCCCAGGCGCCCCTGGGCGACCCGTTCGCGCTGCCGCCGCCGGTGCCCACGCCTGCGCCCGCGGCGAACCCGTACTCCTCGGCCGACCCGTTTGGCGCGGGCGACGCGTTCCCGTTCCCCGCCCCGCCGCCCGCTCAGGCTCCGGCGCCGTTCGCCGCCGCGGCCATGCCGTTCGAGCCGGACCCCTCGGCCTTCCCTCCGTCCGAGCCCCTGTCTCCGGCGTCCCCGCGTCGCGGCGCGTTCGCCTTCGAGGACCAGCCCACGGCGGCGTACTCGCTGCAGCAGGCGGCGGACCCGTTCACCCTGGCGGCCGCGCAGGCGCCGGAGAACCCGGAGACCACGCGCGTGGCGGCGATTCCACGCGAGCTGCTCCAGGCCAGCGTCCGCCCCCCGACGTCCGAGGCCATTCCCATGCCGGCCCCGCGCTCCTCGCAGCCGCCCCCGGCCGCGATTCCGCTGCCCGGCCTGGGCAACTCCGCGGTGGCGCTCTCCGAGGAGCAGCACTTCCAGGAAGTGTTCCGTGAGTTCCTCACCACCCGCGAGCGGTGCGGTGAGCCGGCAGACGGCCTGACGTACGACAAGTTCGTGCAGAAGCTCCGCAAGAACAAGGAGCAGCTCGTCCAGAAGTACGCGTGCAAGACGGTGCGCTTCCAGGTCTACGTGAAGGAGGGCAAGGCCGCCCTCAAGGCCACGCCCGTCAAGGACTGACGCTCGCCCACACCCGTGGTGGGTGAAGGCCCGTGACCTCTCCGGAAGTCACGGGCCTTGTCGCGTCTGGAGGGCGCGCGTCCGGGCCGGGAGGGCTTGCTCGGTGGAGCGATTCGGCCCGCGGTGCTACCGTTCGGGTCGCCCTCATGACCGCGCTGATGAACAGACTTGCCCGAGTGCTGTGGGCTCTCGCGGCGCTGGCCCTCGTGGTCGGCCTCGGCTCGTGGCTCTACCGGAATGCGTCCCTGGGCGCGGGGCCCGCCGTGACGCTGGGCAGGCTCTACCTCCAGAGCGCGCTGACGCCGCTGCTCGTGGGGAGCGCCGCGCTCGCGCTCGTCTTCGGGCTCGCGTCCGGGGCGGTGGCCGCGCTACCCCGGCGCAGGGCACGGTCCGCGCTGAAGCTTCCCGCGCTGCCTCCGCTGGCGGCGGAGACTCCGGAGCTGGCCATCGCCGTGCGCGAGCTGCTCCTGGTGCTGGGGCGGCAGCTGCGCGGCATGTCCGTGCGGGCCGAGCCGGACATCATCGCCATCATGGACCTGCTGATGGACGGAGCCATCCGCGTGGGCGCCAGCGACGTGCACATCCACCCGCTGGAGGCGGGCACCCGCGTCGCGTTCCGCGTGCATGGCGTGCTGGAGCAGGTGTTCATCTTCCCGCGCGAGCACCACTCCCGGCTCATCAACCGGGTGAAGGTCCTCTCGCGGCTGCCCCTGTACCAGCTCGAGAAGCCCCAGGACGGGCACTTCCCGCTCGCCACGCAGGAGGGGCCGGCGGACATCCGCGTCTCCCTCCTCCCCACCAACCACGGTGAGGCGCTGGCGCTGCGCATCGCCCGCACCGGCGTGCGGCTGCCGCAGCTCACGACGCTCGGGTTCCCCGAGGGCCTGCGGGAGCGGTACCAGCAGCTGCTCGGTCTGCCCCAGGGGCTCATCCTCGTGGCGGGCGCCACCGGCAGCGGCAAGACGACGTCGCTGTATGCCTCGCTGGGCCACATCCAGCAGTCGCGCGGAGAGCTCACCCGCATCGCCACCATCGAGGACCCCATCGAGTTCGACGTGCCCCTCTTCGCGCAGACGCAGGTCAACGCGGAGCAGGGCCTCACGTTCGCCCACGGCCTGCGCGCGGTGCTGCGCCAGGACCCCAACGTCATCATGGTGGGCGAGATTCGCGACTCCGAGACGGCGCGCACCGCCATCCAGGCGGGCCTGAGCGGCCACCTGCTGCTCAGCACCATCCACGCCAACTCGGCGTCGGGCGTGTTCAACCGCCTCATCGAGATGGGCGTGGAGCCCTTCCTCCTCGCCTCCGCGACGGCCGCCACGCTGTCCCAGCGCCTGGCGCGCGGGCTGTGCCCGCACTGCCGCACGGAGATGCCGCTGACGCCCGAGGAGGCCGTCCGGCTGGACTCGGCGGGCATCGCTCGTGGCACCTTCTACGGGCCGGTGGGCTGCGAGCGCTGCGAGGGCAGCGGCTACCTGGGCCGCGTCGCCTTCTACGAGATGCTCGTCGTCACCCCCGCCATCCGCGACGCCGTCAACGCGAAGGTGCCCAGCGCCCGCATCCAGGAGATTGCCGCCAGCGAGGGCATGGTGCCGCTGCTGGCGGCGGGCGTGGAGCGCGCGCGCGCCGGGGCGACGACGCTGCGGGAAGTGTTCCGGGTCGTCGGTGGCTGAGCCACACGGGTGGAGCGAGGGCACATGAGCAACACGCAAGACCCCGGCAGCGGCAAGCCCTCCGAGGAGGAGTCCGAGGCGGACGTGTGGAAGGCGTCCCTGCTGCGCCGCACCGACGAGCTCGGCCACGTCCAGGCGCAGACCGCCCCGGTGGCCGACCGGCGGAACGACCCACCTTCGCCTTCGGAGTTCGCCGCGCCGGGCGGGATACACGCCCCACCCATGCGAGGGGTCGACGTTCCGGGTGCCGTGAAGGCGCCCCCGGGCGCGACGCCCGCCTCGCCGCGCAAGGCGGTTCCGGAGCCGCCTCCGCCGCCGCCCGCCCGTCCACTGGCGGCGGTGCTGGCGCTCGGCTCCGGGGCCTGTGCGCTGCTGGCGGCCGTGCTCCTGGTGCTGCCCGAGTTCCGGCACCTGGGGACGTCGTCGGATGAGGTACTGGCCGCGCAGGGGGCGGAGACGACGCTCGCGCCGCGCTTCGACAGCTCCGCGCCCGTGGCCGAGGGCCAGGTGCGTGAGCAGCACGACACCCTCCGGGGCATCAGCGTGCTGATGATTGAGTCCGAGCCTCCGGGCGCCACGGTGACGGTGGACGGCGTGAAGCAGGGCTCCACGCCCCTGTCGCTGACGCCCATCTGCAACCCGGGCAACCCCCTGCGCGTGAAGCTCGTCCGCAAGGGCTTCGATTCACTCGAGCACGTCACGGTGTGCCGGGAGGACACGATGACCAAGCTCACCGCGCGCCTGCGCAAGGCCCGGGGCAGTCGCTAGCGGCCCGCGTCGCGGCGCGCGGGCCGGGCCACCCCGCGCCCCACCGTGCCACTCAATCCACGCGCCGCACCTCGCGGATGAGGCCCTCGGGCTCGGGCTCGCCCATGGTGACGAGCTGCTCCAGCTCTCCTCGGAGGAGGAACTCCGCCTGCGCGCGGCAGAAGAAGGTCTCCCCGCGCTGCTCCCCGCTCCTCTGGATGCCCAGCAGGCTCATCACGGGCCGTAGCAACCGGAGCCGCACGCCCGAGTCATCCGCGAGCCCGGCATCCAGGTTGCCCAGGTCGCTGGAGGCGATGAGCGTCGCGGGCAGCACGCTCGCCAGCAGCGTGTCCGCGGCGTGCGCGTCCCGGCCCCACGCGCGGGTGACGAGTGAGACTTCACACCGCCGCCGCTCCCGGAAGCCGGCCGCGCGCTCACCGCGCAGGAACGCCACCACGCCCACCTCCGCCGACGCGGGGGGCCGGTAGAGGCGCACCGTGCGCTCCTCCAGGGCGTAGTCGTCTCCGCGCCGGAGCGGGCGGCCTGGAGGCGACTCCACGTCCACCACCTGCCCCAGGGCCGTCGCCGGCACGACGAAGTCCACCCGCTTCCCATCCGTCTTCCAGCGCTGCACCTGGGTGAAGAAGGCCGTCTCGCGCTGCGCGGCCAGGTCCTCGCCCTGGGGCAGCTCCAGCTTCAGCCCGGACGCGAACACCTCGACGAGCAGCGTGGCCTCCGCCCCGGGGCCCCGCGAGGGCCCGGTCGTCACGTCCACCGTGTCGGGGACGGCGGCCAGGAGCGCGTCGTGGAAATAGGACTCGATGGCGACCAGCATGGCGGGTGGACCTCACTTCCGCGGGAAGAGCGCGTAGGCGTCGCCGCGCGGGCTCGTCACCCGCGGCGCGGAGAGGGTGACTTCTCCTGCCACCCGGGAGCGGACGAGGACCTCCAGCGGGGGGCCGTCCCCCGTGCCTCCCGGCGGCGTCAGGGCCGCCAGCGCCGCCGTGTCCAGCGACACGACGCCGTCCTGCCCGGGCGTCACGTCCAGTACGCGAGTCCCCCAGCGCAGTCGCACCTGGGGCGGGGGCGGGGGCTGGGCGGCGGTGGCCTTCAGCCGCGGGCGCGTACAGGCCCAGAGCCGCGCCGTGGTGCCGCCGTCCTGCGTGGGCGCCTCGCGCGGCAGCCACGGTCCCGCCTCCTCGGCGCGGTAGAGGGCGGTGAGCGGCCCCAGGACTCCAGGGGCGGGCGCGCCGTCGAGCGGGGCCAGGCTCCAGAGGACATCACCCTCGGTGACGGTGAGCACGGCCCACCAGGTGGCGGGCCCCAGGGTGACGGGCCTGGGCAACTGGAGGGACACCCAGCGCGCGGGCCAGGGTGGCGGGCCCTTCTCCACGAAGTCCAGCTCCAGCGTGGAGCCCTTCAGCGGCACGTCACCGGGCCGGCCGTGGGCGTCGGGGAACAGCGCCAGCGTTCCCTTCACGCCTCGGGTGAGCGGGCGCAGGTGGAGGTCCAGCCCCACGAGCGCGCCACCGTCCTCCGGTGCGGAGAAGGCCTGCGCGGCGGCGAAGCCGGAGCCGCACCTGTGCGCCAGCGGGGGCAGCGCCGGCGGACGGGGCGCGAGCGACAGGCGCTCGTCCCTTGGCCGGTGCGCCACCGTGAAGCGGACCTCCGACAGCGGCTGGCCGGGCGGCACGGTGGCGCGGCCCACGACCTCGCCGTCGGTGTCCATCGCGAGCGTCAGGGCCTCCTGTCCGCCCGTCCACGTCCGGATGACGGCGAGGGTCTCCAGCGTGAGCCGCACGCGCTCCAGCATGCCGAGTGCCGAGGAGCGCAGGGTGACGGCGAGCTTGCCGCCCGCGAGGTCCGCGGGCCACGCGCGCTGGAGGGCGGTGCCCAGCGCGTCCCCCAGCGTCAGCTCCTGGCGGGGCAACAGCGGCATGGCGTGGTGGAAGAAGAGGGTGCCCGTGCCGAGCGTGGCCGACAGGTCCGCGGGACGCGCCGCGGCCCTCGCCGTCACGCCGGAGATGGCCGTGGCCGCCAGTGTCTTCGGGGCTCCGGGTGCCGCCGGGGTGCTGGTGGCTTCCACCAGCTCCACCATCAGCCGGCTCGCCATGAGGCCCGGCAGCGCCTCCACGAGCCCCAGCGACACCGTGTCCGACGGCGTGGGCGGGTACCACGGGCCGCCCTCCGCCACGCTGAGGCGGCCCTTCTTCGTGTCGTTCTTGGGCTGGAGCTCCAACGACAGGAGCGGCCGACGCACGCCCCAGTCCAGGCTGAGCCAGGTGAGGGTCTCCGCCGCGTTGAGCACGCTCTTGCCGGTGCTGGTGGCCAGCGTGGCGCCCGGGGTGACGTCCACCGTGACGTCGTCCCCCGGTGCCTGGACGGTGAGGGCCGCGCGGCGCAGCTCCACGCCGGGCGGCACGTCCAGGGTGAGGACGAGTCCGGCGGGGTCGACGGGCACCACCGTGTCCGCGGGGGGCTTCGCCGTCCCGGCATAGGTCAACGTAGCGGCGACGCGCGTGTCACTCATGGGCCTGTCTCAGCGCGGCGCGGGCTCAGCGGGCCGCGTCCTTGATGTCCGTGACGGTGGCCTCGGGCTGCTCGCCTTGCAGCAGCTCCTTGAGCACCTGCCTGGCGCCTTCGATGCGCAGCATCGTCTGGACGAGCTGCATCCGCTTCGCGTCCAGCTCCGCGAGCATCTTCTGGCCGGCCTCGTGCTCGGCATCGAGGGTAGCGAGGCGCTTTTCGAGGGAGTCTTTCATGGAGGTGTTCCTGGGAAGAAGGGAGGTCAGCGGGCCGTGAGCGCCTGGATGCGCTCCTCCAGCGTCCGGAGCTTCTCGTCGTACTGGCGCTTCAGTTCCTGGATGGCGGCGACGGCGAGCACGCCGATGGTGTCGTAGGAAATGCTCTTGATGCGCCGGCCCGGCTCGGGCTCGGCTTCGGCGACGAGCTCGGGGAACAGCGGCTCCACGGCCTGGGCGACCAGTCCGATGCTGCGCGTGCCGGTGGCCTTCCAGTCGAAGCTCACCGGCTGGAGCGCCAGCACCCGCTCCAGCACGCCGCCGATGCTGGCGATGTTCTCCTTCAGCGAGACGTCCGAGTTCCGGTTCCACGAGCCGTCCTGCGGCATGTAATAGCCCTGGCCGTTCTGGTGGTAGAAGACCGCCGTGCCCTGGCCCTCGTAGAGGATGTTGAGGAAGCGGCCGGTGTTGTTGTGCTCCTGCAGGCGGATGCCGGCCACGCCCCGCTGCTGCACGTGCAGCGGCGCCTGGGGCCCGTTGGTGCCGAGCCCCACGTTGCCGTCCGGCGAGAGCCACATCGCCTGGTAGGAGTTCTCCAGGGCCATGGAGAACGCGCCGCTGGTGCGCACGCCCACGTCCCACCAGCGCCCCGCCGGGACGCCGCCGCTGATGCCGTAGCGCATGGAGGCGCGGGCCTCGCTCGCCATCCAGGAGACGTGGGGGTTGTTGAACATGATGCCGGCGGCCCCACCGGCGGCCCCGCCGGCGCCGAGGGTGACGTGGG
Above is a genomic segment from Pyxidicoccus trucidator containing:
- a CDS encoding PEGA domain-containing protein; its protein translation is MSNTQDPGSGKPSEEESEADVWKASLLRRTDELGHVQAQTAPVADRRNDPPSPSEFAAPGGIHAPPMRGVDVPGAVKAPPGATPASPRKAVPEPPPPPPARPLAAVLALGSGACALLAAVLLVLPEFRHLGTSSDEVLAAQGAETTLAPRFDSSAPVAEGQVREQHDTLRGISVLMIESEPPGATVTVDGVKQGSTPLSLTPICNPGNPLRVKLVRKGFDSLEHVTVCREDTMTKLTARLRKARGSR
- a CDS encoding GspE/PulE family protein — protein: MNRLARVLWALAALALVVGLGSWLYRNASLGAGPAVTLGRLYLQSALTPLLVGSAALALVFGLASGAVAALPRRRARSALKLPALPPLAAETPELAIAVRELLLVLGRQLRGMSVRAEPDIIAIMDLLMDGAIRVGASDVHIHPLEAGTRVAFRVHGVLEQVFIFPREHHSRLINRVKVLSRLPLYQLEKPQDGHFPLATQEGPADIRVSLLPTNHGEALALRIARTGVRLPQLTTLGFPEGLRERYQQLLGLPQGLILVAGATGSGKTTSLYASLGHIQQSRGELTRIATIEDPIEFDVPLFAQTQVNAEQGLTFAHGLRAVLRQDPNVIMVGEIRDSETARTAIQAGLSGHLLLSTIHANSASGVFNRLIEMGVEPFLLASATAATLSQRLARGLCPHCRTEMPLTPEEAVRLDSAGIARGTFYGPVGCERCEGSGYLGRVAFYEMLVVTPAIRDAVNAKVPSARIQEIAASEGMVPLLAAGVERARAGATTLREVFRVVGG
- a CDS encoding MXAN_5187 family protein, with amino-acid sequence MVRLKFLVFAFLVIGLGLAHLPMLSGPLRERAVAGATSQTAAGASEVARQVDARRAEVQSLALKLAATPDVVSAVAALQPPRAAPAPRSPRERAAAEDNAASPLPLTADRFAAVRTAAQAVLPKAWTNAVVAVVAQDAQFHAVGAGEPSSDTAKLDVAAVAKAGTTVVEAFGAPHVFASVPLVWNGDSSTQPLATLVVGAPLVDEGTLQAAVEASGVAALVLVKGDAVVGGAGPEKALAEGSLAQVQANTRGVVLRSGQLQALGPVKLPLLTNGDFMGGQAPLMVGSRRALEGTPLEVLAVAGTDAVLGALAGYQQNALMGLAGLLALTLVWTALMGSGRARDDVQGNSDTLSLSAAMAAASPQQPQFQQQAAPQQAAPAADVFAMAPPAPTPGPLADPFSMSAPSADPFAMAAPPPAAMADPFSMSPPAQAPLGDPFALPPPVPTPAPAANPYSSADPFGAGDAFPFPAPPPAQAPAPFAAAAMPFEPDPSAFPPSEPLSPASPRRGAFAFEDQPTAAYSLQQAADPFTLAAAQAPENPETTRVAAIPRELLQASVRPPTSEAIPMPAPRSSQPPPAAIPLPGLGNSAVALSEEQHFQEVFREFLTTRERCGEPADGLTYDKFVQKLRKNKEQLVQKYACKTVRFQVYVKEGKAALKATPVKD